Genomic segment of Populus nigra chromosome 14, ddPopNigr1.1, whole genome shotgun sequence:
TCATATCCAATATGTTTACCTCATGTATATTCACTCTTTCCAAACTCAAAGGAAATGGGTCTTTTAACATACAAGCCATAATCTTAAACAATTATGGAGAATATTTATATCCTATTGCTAACTATGCCAATTCATTTGCTTAACCATTTTACTCCCTTGAAATGTGTTTAATAATCACATCATCAAATTGATATAATAGTTCTTCTACTCTAGATAAATAGGTTCGTAGAGAACAATTATGACATTTGAAATTTCATATGATCTGATTTATTATTAGGTTGAGAATCCCCCATGATTTGCACATTCATAATTCCCATGCATATAAGTATTTCCAAAGCAACTATTAAGGCTTCATACTGAATTCTATTATTAGTGCATTTTACTTACAATTGGAAAGCCATCTTAGTTATGACCCTTTTAAAGATTTGATGGCAACCCTATTCCAGAGTTATAAGATGTACTGGAgccatcaaaatataattatcatgGCACTATTCCCACCACTGCACTTTCTTGTTTGAATATTTTAGAATCAATTGAAGGGCGGTCCACTAGAAAATTAGCTAAAGCATGCCCTTTAACAGATTTGTAGGGTACCTAGATTAAATCATATTCTACCATAGCTACACTCCACTTATTGATCCTTCTATTCAAGATTGTCTTATTCAGCATATACTTAATAACATCAATTTGTGCTAAAACATATATGAAATGTGACATCATGTTTGAGTTTAGTAACAACATAATACAAGGACAGCATAACTTTTCAAATGGAAAATATTTGCACTCTACAACTGTTAAGACTCTACTAGATAAAATATATCTTGCTCTTGCCACTTTCATTATCTTGGGCTAACAAACTtccaattgaattttttgttgcCACGGTATAACTTTAGCGGTTTCCCAAACTCAGGAGGAATTAATAACGGTGGATTAGTTAGACACTATTTGATCTTTTCAAAAGCACCTTGATGTTCTTCTCTCCAttcgaacttttttttttctaacttgagCTTACATAAAGGTGTGAATGCTTTGGTTTTTCCTGCAAGGTTAGCAATAAGTCTCcttaaataacttaattatcCATAAAAGTTCAAGAATTCTTTTATGTTTGTAGGAGGCCTTGCTTTTAGAATTGCTTGTGCTTTATTTCTTTCAACTTCTATCTTTTTACTATGAAAAAATCCTAAGAAAGTCCCTGCTGAAACTCCAAAAGCATATTTAAATGGATtcatttttaagtcaatttttttcatcttgtcCAAAGCTTCTTGTAAGTCATCCATATGTTTTCTAATCACTACATCATCAATGTAAACCTCCATTTTTTAAAgatcaaatcatgaaaaataatattcatgcCCTCTCATATGCAGCCCCTGAATTATTTAACCCAAAAGATATCATTACCCATTCATATGATGCAATCGAGCCTGGACATCTAAAAGTAGTTTTATGGATGTCCTTTCCCACAATGGGAATCTATTTATATCCAGAATATCAAtccattatgaaaaatattttagatttagcTATGACATCCATTAAAACATCAATGATATGCATCAGATACTCGTCTTTTGGCGTAGCTTTATTTAGATCTCTAAAATCTATACAAACCCTAGTATtaccaattgtttttcaataatggGACTATATTAGAAAGCCATTCTACATACCTAGCAATTTTATTGAACTTAGCTTTGAGCAACCTTTATATTTCCTCCTTAATGCTAGGTATAAACTTCGGGGAAATCCTTCTTTGACTTTGGATCACTAGTTTGGCGCCCTTATATGTTGGGATCTTCAGTTCCACAAATTCTCTACTCAATCCTGACATATCTTTCTAGTCTTATGCAAAACACTTGGATTTCATTGTGACTTTTGTTGCTTGTTGTTGTTACTCACTTTTGTCCccacaaaaaatcaagaaaaaaaaaggaaaaacataaaaataaaatccaaaatacaagAGGATATATATGAAGAAAGCTAAGAAGATTGCCCAAGTTGGTGATGAAGGACCAAAATGTATATGATTGGCTAAATATGCAACCCAATTCCGATTGACAAATGGCCTcattggtgaaaatatttttatttcatgtaaaaaaatacaaatttggatAGGTAATGACTCAATAAGAATCTTGGAAGGTTTAATTAATCTTATTGAGAActtgattgcaaggaaaataaGCTTTTGGATAGGcaattaaggacttgattgaagaagcccaaaaccaaggaccaaattggaaaaaaaacatgtgattgtaagggttgaaattgattaaattaggggcaaaattgaaagtttgatagTTAATTAAGGGTCTAAGTGCTCAAATTGGAAACCAGGGACCAATATGAAAAGGACGTTGAACTTTGGGTCTGATGATTGAGTTTGgaggggtgaaattgcatgaaattaagagtttgaAAGGCAATAACCCCTAAAATATAAGAGGCATGGCTTATTATTTATAGCAAAAtctgaagaaaaaaaccctataaatttgtaaaatatcaatttgcccccTGAATAATATCCATATGTTAATTCGGGACAATTTTAGAAACTAACTCAATCaaatccttacttgatttttctaggtctaaaaaataattcttgtataaattatattataatctttaatttctaaaatatattttaaccaagtcacttaattaaattatcttagtttaatttataactaatggttcttaatATGCGTGACTCATTAGATTCCTAATATGTTGGctcatatataaattaattataactctaattaaatagaattaaataaattaaacaatttaatttattatcaattcaacaattgattgatttatatttgaagattaggTGCATCGTCTAGTAACGTGTCTTGAtccctcaaatattagaaaagtcattagtggttTCACTTAACCTTTCAATGACCAGTTTCTCAATGTATTTAATATCCTTTCTCAGTGtatataatagtcattgatcatttgaataggacttgaaactcttttcaaatttcattccacCTTAGCCAAGGATTTctcagtcaatactatttgagaacagatgaaatatttttctctaatttaccTAGCGTGATGAATTCTTtcttgatcactcaagtacATATGGTTCATATTATACCTAATGTCTATCCCTTCATTACctcgattaagataacatgtaatatAATCAAAGTAtaatattctctatataagataacttagtgatctcaagttgaaagatcacttacacaaccatACATGAGTTTTTTCATAGACATAGATGATGACATATGGGTCACTTCAATGTACATGTCTTATGACAAGTATCTATATTAAATTTTGCATtcataactaaaaaatttacttaTACATACAAATGACTTAGCAATGCTCacacattctttttatttttttagttaacgtttaaaagaaattttgggtCTGAATCTTAGCAAAGCTCTGGCCGATTATCTAGTTTTACTATAATATAATGTGATGTATTGTGGTTGACTAAATAGCTATTATCATGGAAGTTCTTTACTATTTGATTATTTTCCCCATTTATTTCTTAAGATAGCAAGGGTATATAGGACTTGACTCTGAACCACTTTACCCTCTCTTTGCTTTGCAGAGAAGAGAAATGCGCTGGGATAAATTCTGACTGCATGTTCAGGTTATTGTGATCTTCTGGGTCAATATGAATGCGAGTTAAGACTTTTTTGCTTCTAGTATATTTTTGTTTGCCTTAGGAGGCGTATGTAGAAAAGTAGTATACGGTTTAACTGGGATTTTATTCTCATCTTTTGGCATCAAATTGCTCTATATATAATTAGAAGCAGATCAAATGTGCTCTCGCCGTGCCGTTTGATTCACCAAATGAGTGGTTCGTACCTATCAGTTTAACTGACTATATTATTAAGAACTCAGAAAATTTTAGATTGTGAAATAAAGGCTTGATTGTTGATAGAGAAACTCGGTATTTTTAAATCGCTGATCTTAGGTTGAACATTTACAGCTACTTTGCATGCCTGCTAATACAATGTTCTTTCAGGCCAGTAACAATATCTGCACATACAAAATTAGTACCAGGCCAACAGCTGAAGTGTACAAAGTTATCAACCTATGAGTAAACTTTGAAGGATGTAAACAGTCTTCAATGCAGAAAGTTGAAAAGCGAGCAGGAATGAGTCGCCTTCTTGCGTGCAATTCACCTGTTTTGAAGATAATGAATTTATTGCTTATGGTACAAGTTGAACTTAATGCAGTTCAAAGCACATGTAGAGTTTATGTAGGAACAATATTTTAGGTGAAAATCTTGGCAGATTTTCTTCATTGCAAGGGCGAAGGATAAAAGGGAATGGGAATCAAGTTGAGTTGATGTTTCCTTCTAACCGTGCCCCCAAAAACTTCATTCATGTCGAGATCTTCTAAAAGGTCTCCGTTTGGAAGTTTCCAATCGAAATGGTATAGCAGCTGCGCAAGTGGAAGCTCGACAGTAGCTATACCAAATAAAATGCCAGGACACATCCTCTTCCCAGCACCAAATGGGATGAATTCAAAATTAGTACCCTTATAATCAATCGAACTATCTAGGAATCTCTCTGGATAGAATTTCTCAGCTTCAGTCCAATGATCAGAATCTCTTCCAATAGCCCACGCATTGATCATCACTTTACTTTTGGCCTGTATGACATATCCATTAATCTCGCACGTCTTGTTGCATTCTCTTGGAATAAAAGGAGCTGGAGGATGTAGTCTCAGAGTTTCTTTGATAATCAGCTTCAAGAATTTCAAATTGTGAAGACTTGTTTCATCAACATCCTCAGTATTACTAAAGACTTGCCTCACTTCCTCTTGTGCCTTTCGCATTACCCTCGGATTTCTAAACATTTCGGACATTGTCCATTCCATTAATGTTGATGATGTATCACTCCCAGCGGTGAATAGTTCCTGCAACAAGATTACAGAGTTAGGGAAGTGCTAATCATATCTTTCATTCATATtgcataaaaacatatattgatTATGGAGCTCCAACTCTTAGAAGACAATTTTTGTGTTGATTATGGAGCTCCAGTTGTTTGACATCGGTGTATGTGAATTGGGATTggtatttagtttaatttatgtttGCTTTCTCTAGTGTCTTCGAAGGCCTTCAAAAGGCGCTAGTACTTCCACGTGGTCTGGCCCAACCAGTGAGTCATGACGGATGTCTCCAAAATCCGGTCACCTCTATGGCCAGATCCGGCCATGTCTCTTGCCGTTGAAATTCACTGTTTCAAAACATCTTGTTCAACGATGGACCGTTGACTTTGGATGTCTTCAAAAACATTGGAGAAGGTGCCTTATAAgcttagaatatatatatatatatatatatatatatatatatatatatatagaaagtagATCAAATGTTCTTGATCAGCACTCCAGGTAGAACATTAATTGTGAAGCATATATACTCACCAGGATGGTTGCTTTGATGCTGTCTGTTGTCAAAGGGAATCCAAGGTCCCCGTGATTCTGGAGATTCAAAAGAACATCCAGAAGATCCTCCGCTTCACTCCTTTCATCAGTCTTTGCCACTTCCCTGCAGACTCTATGTTCATATATAATGTTTTCTAGGATCATATCTGCGTCTTGATGCGTCCTTTCGAGCCTAGACCTAAACCTGCTGATCATGTACAGCAGCTTAGAGGAAGGGAATACATCTGCAATATTCGTACCTCCTATTGCCTCTATCACTTGCTCAATAATTGGTAAGAATGCTTCTTGGTGCTTGTATTTCTTACCAACACTTGCTCTTGCAGTGATGCCatttaataaatcaaacatCATTTTGCTAAGGTTGATTGGCGAACCTGCTCTTGAATAAATGGttctaataaaatttgataCCTCTTCTTCCCTGATTGATCTGAATGATTTTACACGTTTCGCGCTAAGTAGCTCCAATACGCAAACCTTCTTCATTTGTCTCCAATAGTCTCCATATGGGGCAAAGCCAATGTCCTTGCTGTTGTAATACATGACTTTTGCAACAAGGAGACAAGGTCTGTCGACAAAGTTGATCTCATGGGTTTTCATTGCTTCTTTTGCTGCTTCTGGTGATGATATAATGACAGTGGGAACTTCTCCAATTTGAAGTTGCATGACTGGTCCATATTTTTTGGCCATGTCTCTTAGGACATGATGGGGTAGAGAGCCAAGTAGCTGGTGAAGGTTTCCAATTAAGGGTAATTTCCATGGTCcaggaggtggaggtggagttGATGAGTTGTTACCTTGTGATTTCTTCCATAATCTCAGAACTGTGAAGATTAAGAGAAGGAAAGGTACAAGGATCTGGATAAACTGGAATACTTGCTCCATAATTAAAATGGTTTGGTTTCACTAATGCTGCAAAAACTGGTTAAATTGAGTAGTGTGGCTAATTCAACAACTTGACGTCTATTATTATtggatttttatcttattgAATTGGATTTGGATGTGATCAAATTTGAATAATTGATTGGCATACAAGTCATCTCCAAACAcgtaacaagaagaaaaaatataatagatatCAAGTTGTTGAATTAGACACACTActcaatatgatattttaaggTGACAAGAGTCGATT
This window contains:
- the LOC133672944 gene encoding cytochrome P450 726A27-like, which encodes MEQVFQFIQILVPFLLLIFTVLRLWKKSQGNNSSTPPPPPGPWKLPLIGNLHQLLGSLPHHVLRDMAKKYGPVMQLQIGEVPTVIISSPEAAKEAMKTHEINFVDRPCLLVAKVMYYNSKDIGFAPYGDYWRQMKKVCVLELLSAKRVKSFRSIREEEVSNFIRTIYSRAGSPINLSKMMFDLLNGITARASVGKKYKHQEAFLPIIEQVIEAIGGTNIADVFPSSKLLYMISRFRSRLERTHQDADMILENIIYEHRVCREVAKTDERSEAEDLLDVLLNLQNHGDLGFPLTTDSIKATILELFTAGSDTSSTLMEWTMSEMFRNPRVMRKAQEEVRQVFSNTEDVDETSLHNLKFLKLIIKETLRLHPPAPFIPRECNKTCEINGYVIQAKSKVMINAWAIGRDSDHWTEAEKFYPERFLDSSIDYKGTNFEFIPFGAGKRMCPGILFGIATVELPLAQLLYHFDWKLPNGDLLEDLDMNEVFGGTVRRKHQLNLIPIPFYPSPLQ